One stretch of Stigmatella aurantiaca DNA includes these proteins:
- a CDS encoding tRNA1(Val) (adenine(37)-N6)-methyltransferase: MSPPPPDAPGPDETLDAIGTAGVQVLQRREGYRFNLDAVLLAHFAATEGARQGRVLELGAGSGVVSFLLARQFHRGPVDALELQPAVHARLARGVGLNGLEGQVHPVLGDLREARTLLPPGGHALVVSNPPFRRAGAGMRSPDPERALSKEELACDAAAVVAAARHALAPGGGVSLVYPAARLTEVLGLLTAARLFPRALRLVHARVEAPATRFLVHALRDQDRGLEVRPPLIVHGEGPGGYGPEVAALMDPPRTAC; this comes from the coding sequence GTGAGCCCCCCGCCACCGGACGCCCCCGGGCCGGACGAGACGCTGGATGCCATCGGCACCGCGGGCGTCCAGGTGCTGCAGCGCCGCGAGGGGTACCGCTTCAACCTGGACGCGGTGCTGCTCGCCCACTTCGCCGCCACGGAGGGCGCGCGCCAGGGGCGCGTGCTGGAGCTGGGCGCGGGCAGCGGCGTGGTGTCCTTCCTGCTCGCCCGGCAGTTCCACCGGGGCCCGGTGGATGCCCTGGAACTGCAGCCCGCGGTCCACGCGCGGCTGGCGCGGGGCGTGGGGCTCAACGGCCTGGAGGGCCAGGTCCACCCGGTGCTCGGAGACTTGCGCGAGGCCCGGACGCTGCTGCCCCCGGGGGGCCATGCCCTCGTCGTCTCCAATCCCCCCTTCCGCCGCGCGGGCGCGGGCATGCGCAGCCCGGACCCCGAGCGGGCCCTGTCCAAGGAGGAGCTGGCGTGTGACGCGGCGGCGGTGGTGGCGGCGGCGCGCCATGCCCTGGCGCCGGGGGGCGGGGTGAGCCTGGTGTACCCGGCGGCGCGGCTGACGGAGGTGCTGGGGCTGCTCACGGCGGCGCGGCTCTTTCCCCGGGCGCTGCGCCTCGTGCACGCGCGGGTGGAGGCGCCCGCGACACGCTTCCTCGTGCACGCGCTGAGGGACCAGGACCGGGGGCTGGAGGTGCGCCCGCCGCTCATCGTCCACGGCGAGGGCCCCGGCGGGTACGGGCCCGAGGTGGCCGCGCTGATGGACCCGCCCCGGACGGCTTGCTAG
- the pdxY gene encoding pyridoxal kinase PdxY, producing the protein MAILSIQSHVAYGYVGNRSAAFPLQRLGHDVWPVNTVQFSNHSGYGQWRGQVFEAAHVADVVAGIADRGVMAQCQAVLSGYMGDAATGAVILDTVAKVRAANPRALYCCDPVIGDVGRGVFVRPGIPEFMRERAVPAADITTPNQFELEYLTGRTVRTLEDALEATAALRARGPRVVLVTSLQPEGATPGTVQMLAATAEGAWRVTTPLLPIQPPPNGAGDAVAALFLAHRLSGRPAAEALGETAASIFGIFTATQAAGSRELQLISAQEELVAPRRRFPVEQVA; encoded by the coding sequence GTGGCGATCCTCTCCATCCAGTCCCATGTGGCCTACGGGTACGTCGGCAACCGGTCCGCGGCCTTCCCCCTTCAGCGGCTGGGCCATGACGTGTGGCCGGTGAACACGGTGCAGTTCAGCAACCACTCGGGCTACGGCCAGTGGCGGGGCCAGGTGTTCGAGGCGGCCCACGTGGCGGACGTCGTCGCCGGTATCGCCGACCGCGGGGTGATGGCGCAATGCCAGGCGGTGCTGTCCGGGTACATGGGCGATGCGGCCACCGGGGCAGTGATTCTGGACACGGTGGCGAAGGTGCGCGCGGCCAACCCCCGGGCCCTGTACTGCTGCGATCCCGTCATCGGCGACGTGGGCCGGGGCGTCTTCGTGCGGCCGGGGATTCCGGAGTTCATGCGGGAGCGGGCGGTGCCCGCCGCGGACATCACCACCCCCAACCAGTTCGAGCTGGAGTACCTGACCGGGCGCACGGTGCGCACGCTGGAGGACGCGCTGGAGGCCACGGCGGCGCTGCGCGCGCGGGGCCCGAGGGTGGTGCTGGTAACCAGCCTTCAACCGGAGGGCGCCACGCCCGGCACCGTGCAGATGCTGGCGGCCACCGCGGAGGGCGCCTGGCGGGTGACGACCCCGCTTTTGCCCATTCAGCCGCCGCCCAACGGCGCGGGGGATGCGGTCGCGGCGCTCTTCCTCGCGCACCGGCTGAGCGGGCGCCCGGCGGCGGAGGCGCTCGGGGAGACGGCCGCCTCCATCTTCGGCATCTTCACGGCGACGCAGGCGGCGGGCTCCCGGGAGCTGCAGCTCATCTCCGCGCAGGAGGAGCTGGTGGCGCCCCGCCGCCGTTTCCCCGTGGAACAGGTGGCCTGA
- a CDS encoding MBL fold metallo-hydrolase, with the protein MRQTRMFMAAAVALTVGLFACSDDKEEEAPFSGDVISTSRGKLTLHPVNHASFVMYWAGKTLYVDPVGETSLYEGLPRPDAIFVTDIHGDHLSANTLTALVQDGTVIVAPQAVKDALPAALQEKVQVLANGGTLKVVDVSTEAIPMYNLTPERLQYHAKGRGNGYVLTFGKTRVYIAGDTEDIPEMRALTGIDVAFLPMNLPYTMTVQQAADAVRAFKPKVVYPYHFRDSDLAEFTRLVGTDVGVEVRVRDWY; encoded by the coding sequence ATGAGACAGACACGGATGTTCATGGCCGCCGCGGTGGCGCTCACGGTGGGGCTGTTCGCGTGCTCCGATGACAAAGAGGAAGAGGCCCCCTTCTCCGGGGATGTCATCTCCACCTCGCGGGGAAAGCTGACCCTCCACCCGGTGAACCACGCCAGCTTCGTCATGTATTGGGCGGGCAAGACGCTCTACGTCGATCCGGTGGGCGAGACCTCGCTGTATGAGGGGCTTCCACGGCCGGATGCCATCTTCGTGACCGACATTCACGGCGATCACCTGAGCGCGAACACGCTGACGGCCCTGGTGCAGGACGGCACGGTCATCGTGGCGCCCCAGGCGGTGAAGGATGCCCTGCCCGCCGCGCTCCAGGAGAAGGTGCAGGTGCTGGCGAACGGCGGAACGCTGAAGGTGGTGGACGTCTCCACCGAGGCGATCCCCATGTACAACCTCACGCCCGAGCGCCTTCAGTACCACGCGAAGGGCCGGGGCAATGGCTATGTGCTGACGTTCGGGAAGACGCGCGTCTACATCGCGGGCGACACGGAGGACATCCCCGAGATGCGGGCGCTGACCGGCATCGACGTGGCGTTTCTCCCCATGAACCTGCCGTACACCATGACGGTGCAGCAGGCGGCGGACGCGGTGCGCGCGTTCAAGCCCAAGGTGGTTTATCCCTATCACTTCCGTGACAGCGACTTGGCCGAGTTCACCCGGCTGGTGGGCACGGACGTGGGCGTCGAAGTGCGCGTGCGCGACTGGTATTGA
- a CDS encoding thiamine pyrophosphate-dependent enzyme — translation MTLSTPSLPYGELGRLLSLMTGDEKHAPSATSTLDVLWVLYDQVLRVSPTSLEDPERDRFVLSKGHGPMAYYAVLAAKGFVPLAELKRFGAYDALLGHHPDRVLVPGVEVGSGSLGHGLPIAVGMALGLRIQERFRPRVAVLLGDAELDEGSNHEAIAVAGRLGLDSLTAIVIDNQSASHGWPGGIAARFSAEGWHAQTVSGRDHDALARALTLPRDGRPQAVVATVEPKW, via the coding sequence ATGACACTCTCAACACCGTCTCTGCCCTACGGGGAGCTTGGCCGGTTGTTGTCGTTGATGACCGGTGACGAGAAGCATGCCCCCAGTGCCACCTCCACCCTGGATGTGCTCTGGGTGCTCTACGACCAGGTGCTCCGGGTATCCCCCACCTCTTTGGAAGACCCCGAGCGGGACCGCTTCGTCCTCTCCAAGGGACACGGGCCCATGGCGTATTACGCCGTGCTGGCCGCCAAGGGCTTCGTTCCCCTCGCGGAGCTGAAACGCTTTGGCGCCTATGACGCGCTGCTCGGACACCACCCGGACCGGGTGCTCGTGCCCGGCGTGGAGGTGGGCAGCGGCTCGCTGGGCCACGGGCTGCCCATCGCCGTGGGCATGGCGCTCGGCCTGCGCATCCAGGAGCGCTTCCGGCCCCGGGTGGCCGTGCTGCTGGGAGACGCGGAACTGGACGAGGGCAGCAACCACGAGGCGATCGCCGTCGCGGGACGCCTGGGGCTGGACTCGCTCACCGCCATCGTCATCGACAACCAGTCGGCCTCTCATGGCTGGCCCGGGGGGATCGCCGCCCGCTTCAGCGCCGAGGGCTGGCATGCGCAGACGGTGAGCGGCAGGGACCATGACGCCCTCGCCCGCGCCCTGACCCTTCCCCGCGACGGCCGCCCCCAGGCCGTCGTCGCCACCGTCGAACCGAAATGGTGA
- the soxR gene encoding redox-sensitive transcriptional activator SoxR, translated as MTTLPALLTVGELAARSGMAASAIRFYESEGLLHAERTGGNQRRFPRSELRRVAFIRAAQQLGLTLEEIREALASLPGSRTPNQADWEQLSRAWRHRLDERIAQLERLRDKLSSCIGCGCLSLKNCHLYNPGDAAALGGPGARYLMGEASKPPPK; from the coding sequence ATGACGACACTTCCCGCGCTGCTCACGGTGGGCGAGCTGGCGGCCCGGAGCGGCATGGCCGCCTCGGCGATCCGGTTCTACGAGAGCGAAGGCCTGCTCCACGCGGAGCGGACAGGGGGCAACCAGCGCCGCTTCCCCCGCAGCGAGCTGCGGCGGGTGGCCTTCATCCGGGCAGCGCAGCAACTCGGGCTGACGCTGGAGGAGATCCGGGAAGCGCTGGCCTCGCTGCCTGGCTCACGCACGCCGAACCAAGCCGACTGGGAGCAGCTCTCCCGGGCTTGGCGCCACCGGTTGGACGAGCGCATCGCGCAGCTCGAGCGGCTGCGGGACAAGCTCAGCTCCTGCATCGGCTGCGGGTGCCTGTCCCTGAAGAACTGCCACCTCTACAACCCGGGAGATGCCGCGGCGCTCGGCGGCCCGGGGGCCCGCTACCTGATGGGGGAGGCGTCCAAGCCGCCCCCCAAGTAA